The DNA sequence TCTGTAAAGCGTGGCCCGAGGTTCCAGGGCCGGAACCTCATGGCGTTTTTCGTTTCAAAGCGTCTGTTTATCCGGGCGAAAGTCCTCTGATTGTTCACTACTTCTTTTTGTGGGTTTCCAATGTCGTCCAAACAAACTCTCGCCCTGGCCCTGTGTTTCGCAATCACCGGTTGTGCACAGACTCCGAAGAACGACGCCGATGGCGGCAGCTGGTGGCCGTTCGGTTCTTCCGACAAAGTCGCAGCCAAGGAACCGGCTCCGGCGCCAGCCCCATTGAAACCGGCGGCCACCGCGCCTGTGGCCAAGGCTGAGAGCAGCAGTCCGTGGTATTGGCCGTTTGGCTCCGATGACTCGGCGGCCAAGCCTGAAGTGAAAGCTGAAGCCAAACCCGAAGCCAAGCCGGTCGAAGTCGCCAAGGCTGAAGCCGACAAGGGCGGCAAATGGTGGTGGCCGTTTGGCGGCAAGGAACAGGACACGGCCAAAGTCGTGCCGATGCCCGATCCGAAAGTGACTCAGGCCTGGCTGGATGACTACGAACCACGTCTGCGCGAAGCAGTAAAGGACAGCAATCTGCAACTCGAACGCCGTGAAAACGTGCTGGTCGTGACGGCGCCGGTGGAAGGCTCGTTCAACCCGGATCGCCCGGCGATGCTGCTGCCGGTGACCCTCGGCCCGTTCACCCGCGTGGCGAAAATCCTCGAAGCCGATCCGAAAACCGCCGTACTGGTGCTCGGTCACAGTGACACTACCGGTGCCGCTCCGGCCAACGTCAAGCTGAGCCAGGAACGCGCCCAGGCCGTGGCGGCGATCTTTCGTCTCAGCGGCCTGCAGCGTGATCGCCTGATGCTGCGCGGCATGGGTTCCGAAGCGCCGCGTGCCGCCAACGACAGCGTTGAAGGCCGTGCCCTGAACCGCCGTGTCGAATTGCTGGTGACCCCGCAGAACACCATGGTTGCGCTGCTGAGCAAGTACAACATGCCTGCACCCAAGCCCGTGACCATGGTCGCAGCCCAGGACGTCAAGCCAGCTGCCAAACCGGTGACCCCGGCGCCAGCTGCGAAGAAAGCCGCTGTACCGGCCACCAAAAAGGCTCCGGCCAAGAAAACTGCTGCCAAGGCTCCAGCGAAAAAGGCCCCGGCCAAGGCTCCGGCGAAAAAGACCGCGCCGGCCAAAGCCGCTGCAACCGACAAGAAAGTCGCGGCGACCGATACCACCAAAAAGTGATCCGCTAACGAAAAGGAATGCGCCGTGACCCAGTCTCTGGCAGATATGCGTCGTGATTACACCCGGGACGGACTGACCGAGGCGCAAGCCCCGGCCGAGCCCTTTGCGCTGTTTCGCCAGTGGTTTGCCGAAGCGGTGAAAACCGAACAGGCGCCAGTGGAAGCCAATGCCATGACCTTGGCCACGGTGGATGCAGCCGGTCGTCCGCATTGCCGCATTCTGTTGCTCAAGGGGCTGGACGAGCAGGGCTTCACCTTCTTCACCAACTACGAAAGCGCCAAGGGCCAGCATCTGGCGGTGAACCCGTTCGCGGCCATGACGTTCTTCTGGCCGACCCTGGAGCGCCAGGTGCGAATCGAAGGACGGGTGGTGAAGGTCTCGCCTGAAGAGTCCGACGCTTACTATCAGGTGCGACCGCTGGGCAGCCGACTCGGCGCTTGGGCATCACCGCAAAGCCGCGTGATCAACGGCCGGGGTGAACTGGAAGATTTGCTCAAGGCCACGGAACAGCGCTTCACCGACACCCAGCCCGACTGCCCGGAGCACTGGGGTGGCTACCGCTTGCTCCCTGAACGCATCGAATTCTGGCAGGGCCGCGCAAGCCGTCTGCACGATCGCCTCAACTACCGTGTGCAGGGCGCGGACTGGATTCTTGAACGTCTGGCACCGTAAGCAGTCTACCGAGCGGGATAGCCTGCCGCAGCGGCCTCGAGCCACTTCGGCAGGTCCCGGCGCTTGATCTTCTGCGCCTGAGCCTGCTTCAGCCGTTCGAGCATGAAGGCGCGTTTGCCTTCATCCTTGCCGGCCAGTGACAAGGCCAGGTCGCGATCCATCCAGCGTTTGATCCGCACATACAGCCACCAGTGTAAGTACAGGCCGGCGGCGGTGGTGACGACAATGATGAAGTAATCCATGGAAATCCTTGGGTCGGCGGCGCAGGAAACGGATTTTGGCGCTACTGTTGGGTGAGTTCGCGG is a window from the Pseudomonas gozinkensis genome containing:
- a CDS encoding OmpA family protein; the encoded protein is MSSKQTLALALCFAITGCAQTPKNDADGGSWWPFGSSDKVAAKEPAPAPAPLKPAATAPVAKAESSSPWYWPFGSDDSAAKPEVKAEAKPEAKPVEVAKAEADKGGKWWWPFGGKEQDTAKVVPMPDPKVTQAWLDDYEPRLREAVKDSNLQLERRENVLVVTAPVEGSFNPDRPAMLLPVTLGPFTRVAKILEADPKTAVLVLGHSDTTGAAPANVKLSQERAQAVAAIFRLSGLQRDRLMLRGMGSEAPRAANDSVEGRALNRRVELLVTPQNTMVALLSKYNMPAPKPVTMVAAQDVKPAAKPVTPAPAAKKAAVPATKKAPAKKTAAKAPAKKAPAKAPAKKTAPAKAAATDKKVAATDTTKK
- the pdxH gene encoding pyridoxamine 5'-phosphate oxidase, whose protein sequence is MTQSLADMRRDYTRDGLTEAQAPAEPFALFRQWFAEAVKTEQAPVEANAMTLATVDAAGRPHCRILLLKGLDEQGFTFFTNYESAKGQHLAVNPFAAMTFFWPTLERQVRIEGRVVKVSPEESDAYYQVRPLGSRLGAWASPQSRVINGRGELEDLLKATEQRFTDTQPDCPEHWGGYRLLPERIEFWQGRASRLHDRLNYRVQGADWILERLAP